GGCCGCGAGCCTCCGCGGCGGCTCGGCAACGACGAGGCAGGTATCGGCGAGTTGTTGGCCACGCTGAGGTCGCGGCCACCGACGTTGGTCGTGATGGAAGCCAGCGGAAGCTACCACCGGCGGCTGCTGGCGTCGCTGACGGTCGCAGGCGTCGCGGCAGTGGCGATCAACCCACGCCAAGTGCGCGACTTCGCCAAGGCGCTCGGACGGCTGGAAAAGACCGACCGCGTCGACGCACGTGTGCTGGCGCTGTTCGCCGAGCGCATCCGGCCTGAAGTACGTCCAGTCGCTGACGAGCAGACCGAGCTGCTCGAGGAGCTGCTCAACCGCCGTCGCCAGATCGTCGAGATGCTGGTCGCCGAAAAAAATCGGCTCCAGCAGGTGCACTCCAAGGCTGTGCGGCGCGATCTGGAACAGCACATCGCGTGGCTCAAGAAGCGCCTGCGCGACGCCGACAAGGACCTCGACAAGACCGTCAGCCTCAACCCCGCGTGGCACGCCAAGGTCGAGCTTCTGCAGCAGCTCCAAGGCGTTGGTCGCGTCACTGCGATCACGCTGCTCAGTGCGGTGCCGGAGCTCGGCAAACTCAACCGCCGCCAGATCGCCAAGCTGGTCGGAGTCGCGCCGCTATGCAGCGACAGCGGCAAGCACAGCGGCGCTCGACGTATCTGGGGCGGCCGTAGCGATGCGCGCGCCGTGCTGTACATGGCGGCCCTCGTGGCAACGCGCTTCA
The window above is part of the Herpetosiphonaceae bacterium genome. Proteins encoded here:
- a CDS encoding IS110 family transposase — translated: MEHAQVFVGVDVGKQHLDVAIGREPPRRLGNDEAGIGELLATLRSRPPTLVVMEASGSYHRRLLASLTVAGVAAVAINPRQVRDFAKALGRLEKTDRVDARVLALFAERIRPEVRPVADEQTELLEELLNRRRQIVEMLVAEKNRLQQVHSKAVRRDLEQHIAWLKKRLRDADKDLDKTVSLNPAWHAKVELLQQLQGVGRVTAITLLSAVPELGKLNRRQIAKLVGVAPLCSDSGKHSGARRIWGGRSDARAVLYMAALVATRFNAEIKAFYQRLLAGGKPKKVAIVACMRKLLSVLNATMRSHLQQPITATGCPSLQK